A genomic segment from Syntrophales bacterium encodes:
- the traN gene encoding conjugal transfer protein TraN, with translation MGLPQACQAPGSNQCPGNTAPAGSTYRGCWENKVSDDEGGCNAYFYKFQSWYDQIITYICSLTGTSYSALSTCQGSCSQSVACTSTCPSGYTKSGSLCIANASCSSGGTLNTSVDKCQYAPTYNCDSGYTYDSAIGYCKANATCDSSGTLDTSVDKCQLSRIYSCPADYTYNSSIQICQSDPVCDYGYFDSSIDLCRLSASEICPETYTYNSDQNKCLLDPPCPVGAAYSITLNQCSIDAIYDCPDTSEYSPSTRLCWAYPMCPGDMPYNEEINGCDGGYRTCPYGAYPCLPEPETGIKKCSPNECFDPIAAVEDTGEEADTTSYQNDGSIDEATGVCEGIVYIFNGKGGTCKPSGIQTMFFNCCDTSEGSFLMVKKACGEEAGRTVQAIQAGRCHYVGEYCAKKWKFIGCVQTAKTYCCFNSKLGRIIQEQGRGQLQNFQPGGNWGSAESPNCVGFTPEQFSMIDFSRVDLSEFISDIQGQMKTNIEEGVENKINDYYNNY, from the coding sequence ATGGGGTTGCCCCAGGCTTGTCAGGCTCCTGGCTCTAACCAGTGCCCCGGAAACACTGCGCCCGCCGGATCAACGTACCGTGGCTGCTGGGAAAATAAGGTTTCGGACGACGAGGGTGGCTGTAATGCTTATTTTTATAAATTTCAGAGCTGGTATGACCAGATCATAACATATATTTGCTCCCTCACCGGCACATCTTATTCAGCTCTTTCAACCTGTCAAGGTAGTTGCTCGCAAAGCGTAGCATGTACAAGTACCTGCCCGTCAGGATACACAAAATCCGGCAGTCTGTGTATTGCGAATGCTTCCTGTTCAAGCGGCGGAACACTAAACACTTCGGTAGATAAATGCCAGTATGCACCAACATATAACTGTGATTCAGGGTATACCTACGATTCGGCAATAGGATACTGCAAGGCAAATGCAACATGCGACAGTTCGGGCACACTGGATACATCAGTTGATAAATGCCAGTTGTCTCGTATTTATTCCTGCCCTGCGGATTATACATATAACAGTTCCATCCAAATATGCCAGAGTGATCCCGTCTGCGATTACGGCTATTTTGATAGTTCAATAGACCTGTGCAGACTGTCTGCTTCAGAAATATGTCCTGAAACCTATACTTATAACAGCGATCAGAACAAATGCTTGCTTGACCCTCCATGCCCGGTAGGAGCCGCATATTCGATAACTTTGAATCAGTGTTCGATTGACGCTATTTATGATTGTCCTGATACATCCGAGTATTCCCCCTCAACAAGGCTATGCTGGGCATATCCCATGTGCCCCGGAGATATGCCATACAACGAGGAGATCAACGGATGTGATGGAGGTTACAGAACATGCCCTTATGGGGCATATCCCTGCTTACCCGAACCCGAAACAGGCATAAAAAAATGCTCTCCAAATGAGTGCTTCGATCCCATTGCCGCTGTTGAGGATACAGGCGAAGAAGCTGACACAACAAGCTACCAGAATGACGGTTCGATTGATGAGGCAACTGGCGTGTGCGAAGGCATAGTTTATATATTCAACGGTAAGGGCGGCACGTGCAAACCTTCTGGAATCCAGACCATGTTTTTTAATTGCTGCGATACCTCGGAAGGAAGCTTTTTAATGGTAAAAAAAGCGTGTGGTGAGGAAGCGGGGAGGACTGTACAGGCGATACAGGCGGGGAGATGTCATTATGTCGGAGAGTATTGCGCCAAGAAGTGGAAGTTTATCGGTTGTGTGCAGACGGCAAAAACATACTGCTGTTTTAACAGCAAACTCGGAAGAATCATCCAGGAGCAGGGTAGGGGACAGCTGCAGAACTTCCAGCCCGGGGGAAACTGGGGATCTGCTGAATCTCCTAACTGTGTCGGGTTCACCCCTGAACAGTTCTCCATGATTGATTTCTCCAGGGTAGATCTGAGCGAGTTCATAAGCGATATACAGGGCCAGATGAAAACGAATATAGAAGAAGGGGTAGAAAACAAGATAAATGACTACTATAACAACTATTAG